The window ACGTTGCCAAAAGAGTAGAAGAATTTTTAAAAGAAAAGTATGTTCTTCATGAAAACGAAACCATTTTAGTAGTCTGTCATGGAGCATGTACTAGAATATTTTTAGAAAGTAAAAATCTAAGACCTAATAAAAATTATATTATTAACACATCACTTAATGAATTAGAATATAACGGTTCTGAATTTAAGCTGTTAAAATATAATGTTTAAGAAAAATTAACTATGAAATATAAAAAATATATTTTATAGTTTTTTTAATGTATAACAAGCTTAAAATTTTTTGAAAATTTTAATAAAAAATATATTTTTTTTATTATTTATGTTATAATCTAGCTATATTTAAATTTAAAAGGTGGTATTTTATTATGAAACAAACGAAAACATTCATTCCAACTACAAGAGAAATACCAGCTAGTGCAGAAGCAATAAGTCATAAATTGTTAATTAAAGCAGGTATGGTTAAGCAGGTCTCAGCTGGCGTTTATACTTATCTGCCCTTAGCTAACAATGTTGTTGAAAAAATTAAAAAAATTATTCGTGAAGAACATGAAGCTATCGACGCAGCAGAAATTGTAATGCCCTTATTACAGGCACAAGAATATTGGCAAAGGTCAGGTCGCTGGAATAAAATGGGCGATGAACTTATGCGTATTACAGATAGAAAAGGTGCAGGCTATGCCATGCAGGCTACTTCTGAAGAAATAGTTTGTCAGACGGTAGAGAATATGCTAACGTCATATAAACAACTACCCCTAACACTTTACCAAATTCAAACAAAATTCCGTGACGAAGTTCGCCCTCGGTTAGGACTATTACGTTGTAAAGAATTTATTATGAAAGATTCATATTCATTTCACGACTCTTCAGAGTCATTGCGTGAAGGTTATATAGATCACTTCAATGCATATTGTAAAATTTATGATAGAATGGATTTAAAATATCGTGCAGTTCAGGCAGATTCAGGTAATATTGGTGGTTCTTACACTCACGAATTTCAAGCCTTGGCTGATGTAGGAGAAGATACAATAGCCTACACTGATGAATCAGATTATGCAGCAAATATCGAAACTGCAAAAGTTGTAGAAGAAAATTACACAATGCCAGTTTATGAGAAAAAAGAACGTTCACTTTTAGAAACTCCAGCCCAAGAAACTATTGATGAAATTGCATCCTATTGTGGTGTAGAAGTTAATCGTGCAATGAAAGCTTTAGCCCTAAAAGCTGACGGAGAACTTTACCTAGTTTTAATGCGAGGTAATGACCAATTAAATGATTTGAAATTTAAAAAAGTAACTGGAACAAGTGAAGTTGAAATGGCAAGCCCAGAAGAAATAGAATCAATGGGGTCAGTAGTGGGATACATGGGACCATTCGGTATTAAAAACTGTAGAGTGATTGCCGACATTGCAGTTAAATATATGTACAATCATAGTTGTGGTGCCAACAAAAAAGGATTCCACTACATCAACGTAAATCCAGGAGATTATGAAGTAGATGGATTTTATGATTTGCGTATGATAGAAGAAGGAGATTTAGCAGAAGACTTATCAGGTAAAGTGAAATTTGCTAAGGGTATAGAGATTGGTCAAGTCTTTGAACTTGGACAAGGATATTCTAAATCAATGGGTATTAACTATTTAGATGCCAAGGGTAAAGCACAACCATTCTATATGGGCTGCTACGGAATAGGAGTATCACGTCTGCTATCTGCAGTCATAGAACAACACAATGACGAGTACGGTATAATTTGGCCAAAAGAAGTAGCACCATATCAAGTTCATTTACTTTGCTTAGACATGAAAAAAGAAGAACAAGTGAAACTATCAGAAAAAATTTATAAAGAACTGAACAATGCAAAAATAGAAGTTTTATTCGATGATAGAAATGAACGTGCTGGAGTGAAATTTAATGACGCCGACCTAATAGGGATACCACTACAAATTATTGTAGGTAAAAAAGCTCAAGAAAATATAGTTGAAATCAAAGAAAGAAAAACGGGCGAAAAAGTCGAGTATTCAACAGATAAAATATTAGAAATCATTAAAGAATTTTACGCATAAAAAATAAAAAAGAGTAGCTAGAAATTAAATTTTCTGGCTACTCTTTTAGTTTTTGTACTAGAAATATGTTATACTAGATAGGATAAAATTATATTGAAAATAGAGGATAAAAAATGACTAATAAACATTTTTCTTTATTACTAAAAACCTTAGACCTTAATCATCTTTTAGAAAAAGAAGATTTTGCAAGTATAATTCTTGAAAATATTTTTAAAGACAAGAAAAATAAAATATGGACTTTTAATTTTGAAGTTAAGAGCTTACCAAACGTAAATGACTTTATAATTTTTATAAAAAAATTTAGAGAAAGTTTTTTTGAAGATTATTCAGTAACCTATAATTTTAAAATTAAAGGGTTTATTTCAGATGAAAAAATTTTAGAATACTGGCCATTTGTTGTCGCAGAAAAATTTGTTGATTTGCAAAATGAAAAAATAGTAGAATTAATTTTATCTAACACTGCAAAAATAGAAAATAAGGAATTAATTATCAAGGTTTTAACTCCGATAATTTGGAATAATTATATAGAAAGTAATGAAGTAGAATTTTTAAAAATCTATAAAAAATTAGGAATAGACCTTATATCTATAAAAGCAAATTTCAAACTGGAAAAAATTATTACTAAAAAAGAAGAAGAAATAAATAATGAACTGGCTAGATTAGAAAAAATAGACCTAGAAAATGAAAAAAAACAAGAAGTTAAAGAAGAAGTCGCTAAAATTAATGTAGCAAAATTTGGTAAAGCTATTTCAGATGAAGAAATACAAGAAATAAAAGATATTATAGGATATAAGGGGTCAGCAAATATTTTTGGTCAAATTTTTGAAATAGAAAAAATAGAATTTAGAAAGGGTGGCGGACAATATCGTATTAAATTGACAGACTATACAGAATCGATAATTATGCGTATTTTTTTCAATGCTGATAATGCAAAATTTAAGACGAGTACAAGAAAAAATGCTCTTATAGAGCTTATTTCCACTTTGAAAGAGGGGCAATGGATAAAATTAGAAGGTAATGTATCTTACGATAATTATTTGAATGATACGGTAATAGAACCTCGAGCTATTGAACTGGCAACTAAAGAAGAAAAAATGGATACTCATGAAGGGAAAAAACGTATCGAATTAAATCTTCATACGAAAATGTCCTCACTAGATGGAGTAGATTTTGCTGGTGATTATATTAAAAGAGCTTTGACTTGGGGGCATGCTGCCATAGCCTTTACCGACACTTACGGAGTTCAGGCTTATCCAGAAATTTGTTTATCAACTAAGGGCAAAGATATAAAAGCTATTTACGGTCTGAATGCCTTTATTATAGATGACGGTATCCGAGCAACAACAAACAAAAAAGATATTCTATTAAAGGATGCAACCTATGTAGTGTTTGACGTTGAAACGACTGGGCTATCTGCTGAACGTGATAAGTTAATAGAAATAGCGGCAGTTAAGGTCAGGGACGGAAAAGAAATTGATAGTTTTGAATCTTATATTAATCCACGCAGAAATATTTCAGAATTTATAACAAGACTAACAAGCATAAGTAATGAAGATGTCAAAGACGCACCTTTTGAAGAAGAGGTAATGACAAATTTTTATAAGTGGTTAGATGATGATGATATTTTAGTTGCTCACAATGCTAAATTTGATTTGGGAATGATAGGGAAATCTTTTGAACGACTGGGTATAATGAAAGATTTACATTATGCAAGTATAGATACCCTATTTATTTCTCGTGCAGTCAATAAAGAAACAAGTCGTCATGGACTTAGCCCTTTGGCAAAATTTTATAAAGTAAAATTGCTTCAACACCACAGAGCCATTTATGACACAAGAACAACATCAGGAATATTTGTTAAAATGTTAAATCAATTAGATGAACTTGGCATAAAAAAACATAGCCAGATAGATACTATTATTGATTTGGAAACTGCCCATAAAAGATCTCGTGCTTTTCCTTGTTCTATCTTAGTAAAAAATTCTCAAGGGCTAAAAGATTTATTTAGATTGGTGTCTTATAGTTCAACACAATTTTTATCTTCAGGGAAACCAACTATTCCCCGTAGTTTACTTGAAAAATATCGCCAAAATCTTTTAATTGGAAGTGGCAATTCTGCCAATGAAGTTTTTGAAGAATTATTAAATTCACGCCAGGATAAAATTATAGAAACCCTTAAATTTTATGATTATATAGAAGTTCAACCCCTGCATCATTACGAAAGATTTATAAATGAAGAACGTTTGGCTGATAAAGAAGAATTAAAAAATGAGATAAAAAGACTAATAAATTTAGCTAAACAGCAAGGCAAAATTGTAGTTGCCACAGGCGATGTTTATTATCTTGATAGTTATCAACAAGTTTATCGCCAAATTCTAAGACTTACGGTTAAAAATAATCCTGCCGCAAGAGATATTATGCCAGTTTCTAATCTATTAACAACTGATGAAATGTTGGCTGAATTTTCATTTTTAAATGATAAAAAATTAATTGAGGATATTGTAATAAATAATACCCATAAAATTAATAATATGATTGATGTAGTTGTTCCCTTAAAAGATAAGTTATACACTCCAAAAATTGAGGGTGCAGAAGATGAAGTAAGAAATATGAGTTATGAAAAAGCTCGAAAAATATATGGGGGCAAGTTGCCAGAAATAGTAGAAAAAAGATTAGAAAAAGAATTAAATTCTATAATTAATAATGGATTTTCAGTTGTATATTTAATTTCTAGTAAATTAGTAAAAAAATCTTTATCCGATGGCTACTTAGTAGGTTCTAGGGGTTCTGTTGGTTCTTCTTTGGTCGCTACCATGATGGATATTACAGAAGTAAATCCCTTAGTACCTCACTATGTTTGCCCTAAATGCCAGCACAGCGAATTTTTCTTAAAGGGTGAATACGCATCTGGTTTTGACTTGCCGAATAAAAATTGTCCTCACTGTCAAACTAAGATGAAAAAAGATGGACAAGATATCCCCTTTGAAACTTTTTTAGGATTTAAAGGAGATAAGGTACCCGATATTGATTTGAATTTTTCAGGAGAGTATCAACCGACGGCACATAATTTTACAAAAGAAATTTTTGGAGAAGATTATGTTTATCGAGCAGGAACCATATCAACAGTTGCAAAAAAAACAGCCTATTCATTTACAAGAGAATATTTTGAGAAAAATGATATAGAAAAACGCGATGTCGATTTAGAAAGAATAGCTACTGGTTGTGAAGGAGTTAAGCGAACTACAGGGCAACATCCAGGAGGAATTTTGGTTGTGCCAAATGATATGGAAATTTTTGATTTTACTCCATATCAATATCCAGCAGATGATGCAAACAGTGCTTGGCTTACGACACATTTTGATTTTCACTCTATTCATGACAACATATTAAAATTTGATATTTTAGGTCATGATGACCCGACCATGATTAGAAAATTACAAGACCTATCAGGAATTACTCCTACTGAAATTGATGTTTCTGATAAAGAAGTTATGAAGATTTTTTCTTCTCCTGATGTTTTAGGTGTTACAAGTAAAGATTTAGGTTGTGCAACAGGAACTTTAGGTATTCCAGAATTTGGAACAGGTTTTGTAATTCAAATGCTTCAAGATACCAAACCAACAACTTATTCAGAATTGGTACAAATTTCAGGGTTATCGCATGGTACAGATGTTTGGTTGGGGAATGCCCACGAACTTATAAAAAAAGAAATTTGTACTTTAAAAGAAGTTATAGGTTGTCGGGATGACATTATGGTTTACTTAATTTATGCAGGATTAGAAGAAAGTTTAGCATTTACAATTATGGAAAGTGTTCGTAAGGGCAGAGGTCTAAAAGAAGAATGGGAAGAAGCTATGCGTGCCAATAATGTTCCTGAATGGTATATAAATTCTTGCAAAAAAATTAAATACATGTTCCCTAAGGCTCACGCCGCAGCCTATGTACTAATGGCACTTAGAATTGCCTGGTTTAAAGTCTACCACCCAATAATTTATTACTGTGCATATTTCTCAGTAAGAGCAAATGATTATGACATAAAAACAGTAGTTAAGGGTAAAGAATTTTTAGCTAAAAGAATAAAAGAAATAAAAGAAACAGATAAAAGTCAAGTTTCTGGTAAAGATTTGGATTCTTTAGTAAGTTATGAACTAGCTTATGAAATGTTGCAACGTGGTTATAAATTTGCAGGAATAAATTTAGAAAAATCTCAAAGTTTTGACTATGTAATAGAAGGTGATACACTGATACCTCCATTTTCAATAGTTCCTTCACTCGGTAAAAGTGTCGCCCTAAGAATTGTTCAAGCTAGAGAAGAAAAAGCCTTTTTATCCGTGGAAGATTTTTCTAAAAGGGGCGGAGTTTCTACAACTATAATGGAATATTTAAAAGACTTAGGAACTTTTAAAGGACTACCAGAAAAAGCACAATTATCATTCTTCGATGAATTATTTTAAAAATATCAAATAAATTAAATGCTAGATAATATTTAGTGGGATAAAAATTCTCACTAAATATTTTTTTGTAAATTATTTACAATTTTAGTTAGAAAAGATAAAATATTTTTTATCAAGTCAAGTCTATAAATAAAATATTTTGCAAGTAAAATTTTTCAGTAGCTTAGTATGTATTTTTTATATAAATATTAAATTTAAATTTTTAAAATAATATTTTATTTATTTTTTCTCAAGAATTACAATTAATTTTACTTTTATCTTAGGAATAGTTTATAATATAGTTAATATTCAAATAAACAGAGGATTTTATGAGAGAAGAAAAATATTTGTATTTGTATGAAGATGAGAGGGTAAAATTTGCTTTTACAAAAAGAGAAGTTGACGGAAAAAATATTGAAGATATAAAAAAAGTTTTGAGTAAGTATAGTTTTAATGTTGATAAATTATCTTATGCTAAACAGGTTCATGGTTCTAAAGTAGAGTTGGTAAATTCAAATATTATTAATTTTTCAACAGAGTGCGATGCCCTAATAACTGACAAAGTAAATACCCCTTTACTAATTTTCACAGCAGATTGCCTGCCACTTATATTTTATGACAAAACAAAAAAAGTTGTTGCCCTAGCCCATGCAGGTTGGAGGGGAACTTATGACAAAATAGCTTCTCAAGTAGTTAGCAAAATGAAAAATATTTACACATCTTCTGAAAAAGATATTCAAGTCTTTCTTGCCCCACATATCAGTATTAATAATTATCAAGTATCACTTGAACTTATAGAAAAATTTTCTAAATTTAATATCAAGAACTACTATAAAAGAATAGAAAATTCTTATTTTTTAGATTTAGAAACTATTAATAAATATTTTTTAATTAAAGCTGGTATTTTGGAAAAAAATATTTCTTCAAGTGGTTTTTGTACTGTTGCAGATAATGATAAATTTTTATCTTATAGAAAAGACAAGGGAACAGAAAAAAGAATAGCCACAGTAATCGAGTTGAAAAAATAAGAAACTAGGAGGCAAAATAATGGACGATATAAAAATAGTTGAGCAAATAAGCAGTTTTAAAAAAATTCCTCTGGGTTCTGATGCTTGGCGATTGGCATTTTATCATATAGCAAGAGAATTTTGGAATATGGGGGAACATTTTATAGTGCTTGATAAGGCAAGTTACGAACAAAATGGCTATCACCTACCATTAATAAGAGAATACAAGGGAAGTGTAGCAGTTCAATTTTTTACCAACTATGAAAAAGCTAGAATTTTTGTTGAAGATAACAAGGATTTATTTGAAGTGGCTGGGAAAAAATTAATTTATAAGATAAAACAGGGGGCATTTCAGCAAGTTTTTGCACCCTTTTTTGCCCAACAAAAATTTAATTACATAATCAATGCTCCAGAAGAACATTTTTTGGATACTTTTGAAAGATTAATAGGGCTTATGGAAGCTGATAGTGATTATATAGTTGATGAATTTCAAAAAAGTTTATTGGACGAAGGTAATTATAAAGAATTTTTTGTGGATATTTGTAAAAAATATTTAGTTTTTGTAGGTTAGCTACTAGGGCTAAAAAATATGATATAATTAAGTGTAAAATAAAATAAATGGAGAAAAAAATTGAAATATATAGTATGTAATAGTGAGCAAGCTGTTTTTAATCGAGTTTATGACGAATTAGAAAAATTTATAGAAGCCGGTGCAGTTTTTTCTTTTTCTGAAAAAATATTGGGTAGTCAGTTTGAAAAAAGAATAGTAGATGAACATATTAACGGTAAATACAACTACAATCATGTTATTTTTATCGGTCAAAAAGAATTTCTTAATATGGACAAGGAAGAAGATTTTGGTCTGTATAGACTTATGAGAAAAAATCTTTACAAGCCTCTTGAAGTGGACTATAAAAATATATTTTCACCTGAATACCAAAAAGAAGAAGATATATATTTATACAAGGAGATACTCAAAGAAAATCCTATTGATGTAGCAATTTTATTTATAGACAAGGCAGGCTATATTTTAAATTATAACAGGGTAACAGAAGAAAATAGTGATGTGCATATTTACGAATTATCATCTTATGAAAAAAATAATTTAATAGAAAAATATGGTTTCAAGCTAAATAGTGATAAGGTAGTAGCTATGGGTTATGACAATATCATGTCAGCAAGAAATATATTTTTAATAGCCATAGGCAGTGATAAAAAAGAATATGTTGCTAATATCTTTGAAGAAAATGAAGATAAAAGCCCAATCTCTTTATTAAAAAATCACAAAAATTTAACTATCTTTGTGGATAAGGACGCGGGTTATAAGTCAGAAGAGGAAGTGAATAAGCTAATCAAAGAAAAACAACGCAAGAAAAAAGAATTAGTAGAACAAATGAAAGTAGAGAAGTACATAGCTAAGGAAGATGAATAATATTAATGACTATAAACATATAATTGATTACGATTTTAGCAAGCTTGACCTAAAAGATACAGTAGCAGTTAGTTTTAAAATAAAAAATAATATAACAGCCTACGACTTTCTAACCATATTTTACGAAAAAAAGGGAAAAAGATTTGCCATTAAAAGACCCAATGCCAAGGATATGATTATAGGAATAGGGCATGAATATACTTGGAATTTTGATTCTAATGATTTTCTAACCAATTATAAAAATGATACCATAACATCAGATTTTGAAAATCTAATGTCCCAAACAAGCAAAATAAATATTGATGATTTTTCAAACGATTATTTTGGCATGTATGGTGGTGTTTCTGCTGGTAATAATAAAAAATCACAAGAGTGGATAGATTTTAGCGACACTATTTTTGTGATACCCAGCATACTAGCAGTTTTTAAGGATGAAGAAATTTTATTTACACTATTTTTTAAAAACAAAAAAGATGTAGATTTTTCTAAACAATGGCAAGATAGAATAGTATTTTTAAGAAAAATTGCAAATAAAGAATTTATACCCTTGAGATTAATCCAGCCAAAATCAGTAAGAGAAATATATCCAGAAGTTTGGCAAGATAACATAAAAGAAGCCTTAGAACAAATAGAAAATAATATTTTTAAAAGAATAGCCCTGTCAAGAAAGAATCAAATAGTCTTAGATGAAGAAATTTCTTTGGCAAAAATTGTAAAATATTTTACCAAGAAAAAACTTTATTTCATAGCCTTTGAATCTAAGAAAAGTTCCTTTATCACCAGTAATCCTTTGCTATCCTTATCAACCTCACAAGAGGAATTAAAGGCTTATTTATACTTGCAAAAAGAAAACTTATTTAATGGTCGTCGTTCCATAGATTTTGATGAAGAAGATATAGAAAAAAATTACAAAAAAGAACTAGAAGAAAAAACTGGTTACACTTTTGAAATTTTTAAGGATAAAATATTAACCGGCAAGGCCTTGGATATTTATTCTGTATGCAGAACAAAAGGAAATAAGCCCCTAAAAGACATAAAATTACTGAGTTTACTCTATCCAATATCAATAATAAAGGGTTATCCCAAAGAAGAAACAGAAAAATTTTTAAAAGAAAGAGAAAATATAGGTTACGGTTTTTGGTACTCCCCATTTGGTTTTATAAATCATAATTTAGAAGCTAATTTTTATACTTGTGGCAATATGATTGTGTCCTTCAAAAAAATCATTACCATATTCACAACAATTTTAGTAAATGACTTAATGACCTATGAAGATATTATCGAAAATAGTGATGACTTGGTAGCCAAAAATTTAAAATTATTTGATAATAAAGACTTAGAAGGTAATGACTAGAAAATGAAAAAATTTTAAGTGATTATAGAAAAGGAATTATTTATGCTCTTTTAGGTGCAAGTTTTTAGGGACTATCTGGAGTTTTAGGAGAATACTTGCTCAATGTTTCTAAACTTAATTCAACTTGGACAATAAGCAATCGCATATTTTATTCGGGCTTTATATGTTACTTATTCTCTACACCAAAGAAAATAAAGAAAATTTTTAGTCCCTTTGCCAACAAAAAAGATGTAATAAAATTAATAAATTTTGCTTTTTTAGGTCTGCTTATTTGTCAAGGAATTTATTTTTTATCAATAAAATATACTAACTCATCAATAGCCACTATCCTGCAATATTTAGGACCTACAATGATTATGTTCTATTATTGCATCGCTAAAAAAGATTGCCAGTTTTGAATGAACTGCTTGCTATCTTTTTATCGTTTTTTGGTACTTTATAGCAACTCACCTAAATTTTTATAATATTATAATATCTCCTTGGGGGCTGTTTTGGGGAATATTTTCTGCACTCGGCTTGGCATCTTATAATATTTTATCAATAGACCTAATAAAAAATACGGTTCTATCTTAACAGTAGCTTGGGGATTTTTTATTGCTGGTCTTGTTATTCAAATAGCAACTGGCAGTTTTTATATTCCAGCAGGATTTAATCTTATTGATTTTTTGCCATGTTCGGAGTTATAGTTTTTGGTAAGATACTATTATTTTCAATATACCTAGAAGTTGTTCAACTTATTGGAGCAGTTAGAGGAAGCATAGTTAGTTGCTTTGAAGCCATAGTTGCTATTATTTTTTTCTTTTATCCTCTTAGGAAGAAAAAAATTTTTTTTATGACATATTAGGAATAGTAATTATTTTATCATCGGTACTCATACTTAACAAAAAATAGTTTACTTGCAATAATATTATAAAATTAATAAAATATAGATAGCGATGAGAATATTAGTATTTGCTAATATTCTTTTTTTATAAAAATTTTAAGGAGAAAAAAATGGACTATAAAAGTTTTGATGACTTATACAAGACTATGACAACAAAAGAATTGACCCTACTTGCCAAAGATTTGAAAGTAGAACGTTATTCAACATTAAATAAAAAAGAGTTGGTGCTTGCCATATTAGAAAAACAAATGGAAAAAGACGGCAACTACTACTTAACAGGCGCTTTAGATGATATTCACCAGGAACAAGGTTTTGGATTTTTACGAACGGTAAATTACAATAAGGGCGAAGTTGATATTTATATTTCTTCATCACAGATTAGACGCTTTGAATTAAAAAAAGGCGATGAAGTTACTGGTAAAGTTCGTAAGCCCAAAGAAAATGAACGCTACTACGGTCTTCTTCAAGTTGATTTTATAAATGGTGTAAATGCTGAAGAAATAAAATCACGTCCCCATTTTCAAGCCCTTACTCCTATCTACCCCAATCAAAAAATAAAATTAGAAACAACAAAAGAAAAATTATCTACTAGATTTATAGACTTGGTAAGCCCTATTGGATTTGGACAACGTGGCTTAATAGTTGCACCACCAAAAGTTGGAAAAACCACATTAATAAAAGAAATTGCCAACGCAATTCGTAAAAATTATCCCGATAAAAAATTAATTATTTTACTTATTGATGAAAGACCTGAAGAAGTAACAGACATGGAAGGTTCTGTTCAAGGGGCTGAGGTTGTAAGTTCTACCTTTGATGAAAAACCAGAAAATCATGTCAGAGTTGCAGAATTAGTGATTGAACACGCCAAAAGACGAGTTGAACTTGGGCAAGATGTGATAATATTAATGGACAGTATAACAAGACTAGCAAGAGCCTATAACATAGTTTCGCCAAGCAGTGGCAAGGTACTTTCTGGAGGAGTTGACCCCTATAGCTTGCACAAACCAAAATCATTTTTTGGCGCAGCCCGTAATGTAGAAGGTGGCGGAAGTCTAACAATTATAGCGACGGCTTTAGTAGATACTGGTTCTCGTATGGACGATTTAATATTTGAAGAATTTAAGGGGACAGGAAATATGGAATTAGTCCTTTCTCCAGACTTGGCAAGAAAAAGAATTTATCCAGCCATTGATTTTGCAAAAAGTTCAACAAGAAAAGAAGAATTACTACTAACAGAAGATGAAATTGCAGTAATTAACCAAACAAGATTAAAACTAGCAGACGTTTCAGAACCAGCTATAGCAGTCCTTAATCATCTAAAAAAACATGATACTAATAAAGAATATGTTGAAGAAATGTTAAAATTTATTAATAAATAAAATATTTATAACTATATAAAGTTAATTTATTATAAAAATATTCAAAAAAATTTTACTAATTATTAAATCCTATATAAATAAAATTTATGGAAGAAATATTACGGAAATAAGAATAGCAAATATTGATGAAGTACTAGAAATAAGTAAAATTCATGCTAGAGAATGGAGTAATACATATAAATACTTAATTCCTAAAGACAAGCTGGCTAATATAAGTGGGGATATGTGCTTGAAGCTAATAAAAATATTATAAAAAATAAAAAAGCGAATATTTATGTGGCGCAAGTAGGAGATATAGTTTTGGAAAATATAGGCTAAATGAAAATGATGGAGAAATTTATGTTATATATTCTTAAAGAATATCAAAATAGGGATATAGGACATCAGCTATTTCAAAAGCCTTAAATATATTGCTAAAAGATTATAAGAAAACTAAAGTCTTAATTTTATCTCAAAACCATAAAGCTAGAAAATTTTATGAAAAATTTGAATTAGTAGGAGCTAAAAAAATTAATTTTTTGAAATTGAATTAGATTCTTGTGTGTATGAATATAATTTAAAAAATAAATAATTAAAATATTTAATCAGTATTACAGAAAATAAGCAAAATTAAATATACTTTAAATTTAGAAATAATAAGAAAATATTTATAGGTATAAAATAAAAATGAAAAAAATAAAAAAATTTTAAAAGTCTA of the Gemella sp. zg-570 genome contains:
- the rho gene encoding transcription termination factor Rho; translation: MDYKSFDDLYKTMTTKELTLLAKDLKVERYSTLNKKELVLAILEKQMEKDGNYYLTGALDDIHQEQGFGFLRTVNYNKGEVDIYISSSQIRRFELKKGDEVTGKVRKPKENERYYGLLQVDFINGVNAEEIKSRPHFQALTPIYPNQKIKLETTKEKLSTRFIDLVSPIGFGQRGLIVAPPKVGKTTLIKEIANAIRKNYPDKKLIILLIDERPEEVTDMEGSVQGAEVVSSTFDEKPENHVRVAELVIEHAKRRVELGQDVIILMDSITRLARAYNIVSPSSGKVLSGGVDPYSLHKPKSFFGAARNVEGGGSLTIIATALVDTGSRMDDLIFEEFKGTGNMELVLSPDLARKRIYPAIDFAKSSTRKEELLLTEDEIAVINQTRLKLADVSEPAIAVLNHLKKHDTNKEYVEEMLKFINK